DNA from Paraphotobacterium marinum:
TATCTGAATTAGGTGTGGAATTTATTCGAGCGAAAGTAGGAGATCGTTATGTTCATGAAAAAATGAAAGAAAATAATTGGATATTAGGGGCGGAAAACTCTGGTCACGTGATTATTTCTAACAAAGCAAAAACCGGTGATGGGATTGTAGCTGCTCTTCAAGTTCTTAGAGTTATTATTGAAAGTGGAAAAAGCTTAAAAGATTTAGCGTCAGATATGCAAGTATTCCCACAAGTGTTAAAAAATATTAAATTATCTGAGGGAGATAATCCTTTGGGTGACAAAGATAATCAAAACTTTATTAGTAACATAGAAAAAAAATTAGGTAATAAAGGTAGGATTTTAATTCGTAAATCAGGTACTGAACCCTTACTTAGAGTTATGGTTGAAGGTGAAAGCAAATCATTTATTGAAAAAATAGCAACAGAGATTGTAGAAAGATTAAAAAGTAAACAGTGAAACTAATAAAAATAAATTTTTTCTTGTATGACTTATTTATATTATGTAATATGTCGACTTAATTATTTTTTTTAATTTTTTCAACTTGGTGAAAAAAATGTATGATTTTTTATTAGTTCTTTACATATTAATAGCACTTATTCTTATTGGCCTTGTTCTTATTCAACAGGGTAAAGGTGCTGATATGGGAGCTTCTTTTGGATCTGGAGCATCTGCTACAGTATTTGGATCAACAGGTTCTGCAAATTTTTTATCAAGAATGACTTCACTATGTGCAATTTTGTTTTTTGTAATAAGTTTGATTTTAGCAAAAATGAGTTCTGGGAGTTCGAGTGACGACTCTGGTTGGAATGATATTGGCTTAAATTCTAATAAAAGTGAGCAGATTCAAAAAGAAAATATAGGTAAATCAGAAACAAAGGTGAATGGAAATAAATCCATTAAAAGCAATTCACCTGAATCTGAAATTCCAAAGTAAATGACGAATATTTGCCGAGGTGGTGAAATTGGTAGACACGCTAGCATGAGGTGCTAGTACCTATGGTGTGTGGGTTCGAGTCCCACCCTCGGCACCATTATTTTAATACTTGAATTATGATAATTACCAAGTGTATAATGGTCGTATATCGGACGCGGGATGGAGCAGTTTGGTAGCTCGTCGGGCTCATAACCCGAAGGTCGTTGGTTCAAATCCAGCTCCCGCAACCAAATTACTTGATATGTATTTAATATGATATATATGTAAAGATTAAAAAATCCCCGATATGGGGGTTTTTTTTTGGTTAAATGTAATTGGGCTTTAAGCCCTTTTTTTATTTGTGGGGTTAATTTGACTAATTTAGAAAAAAAATTAAGTGATTTACTTGAGAGCTCTGTATATGATTTGGGCTTTGAGTTTGTTGGTTTAGAATTTATCCGTTCCGGAAAACATTCTGTTCTTAGAATCTATATTGACCAAGAAAATGGAATTAATGTTGATGATTGTGCTTTAGTAAGCCGACAAGTAAGTTCTGTTCTAGATGTAGAAGATCCAATATCAAGTGAATATACTTTAGAAATATCTTCGCCAGGTCTTGAAAGACCTCTATTTAAAGAACAAGATTACATTAATTACAAAGGATATGAAATATCTCTTATATTAAATTTGCCGATTAATAATCAAAGAAAATTTAAAGGATTTATAGTTGATGTGATAAGTTCTGATTTACATTTAAAAGTTAATGAAATAGTGGAGAAAATCCCTCTATCGAATATATCAAGAGCAAACCTTATTCCTGTTTTTGAATAACAGTTTTGGAGAATTAAAATGAACAAAGAAATTTTGGCTGTTGTTGAGGCTGTATCTAATGAAAAGTCTTTACCGAGGGAAAAAATATTTGAAGCCTTAGAAATTGCATTAGCTAGCGCTACTAAGAAAAAATATAATGTTGATATTGAAGCAAGGGTATCCATTGAAAGAAAAACTGGAAGTTATATAACATTTCGTCGTTGGTTAGTCCTAGATGAAGAAATATTGCCTAACCCAACAAAGGAAATCACTTTAGAAGCAGCAAGAATAGATGATCCCGAAATTCAAGAGCATGAATATATTGAAGAAGAGATTGAATCTGTTGCTTTTGATAGAATTACAACGCAAACAGCTAAACAAGTAATCGTTCAGAAAGTTCGTGAAGCAGAAAGAGCGCAAATTGTAAATCAGTTTGTTGACAATGAGGGAGATATTCTGACAGGAATAGTTAAAAAAGTTAATCGAGATTCAGTTATAATAGATTTAGGTAATAATGCTGAAGCTATCATTCAACGAGAAGATCAGTTACCCCGAGAAAACTTCAGAACAGGAGATCGCGTCAGAGGCTTACTTTATGAAGTGAACCCTGAAGCTAAAGGACATCAATTATTTATGACTCGCTCTAAGCCTTCAATGTTAATTGAATTATTCAGAGTAGAAGTTCCAGAAATTGGAGAAGAAGTTATTGAAGTCATGGGAGCTTCTAGAGATCCAGGTTCAAGAGCCAAAATTGCTGTAAAAACCAATGATAAAAGAATAGATCCAGTTGGTGCTTGTGTAGGAATGAGAGGAGCTAGAGTTCAAGCGGTTTCGGGAGAACTAGGTGGCGAAAGAATTGATATTGTTCTGTGGGATTCAAATCCGGCTCAATTTGTTATTAATGCAATGGCTCCAGCTGAAGTAAGTTCTATTATTGTTGATGAAGATAATCACTCAATGGACATTGCAGTAGAATCAGATAATCTTGCACAAGCAATTGGAAGGAATGGTCAAAACATTAGATTAGCTTCTTCATTGACTGGCTGGGAGCTCAATGTAATGACTATTGAAGAACAAAAACAGAAGCATGAAGAAGAATCTGGTGAATATTTGAAGTTGTTTATGGATAACCTCGAGATTGATGAGGAGTTTGCTTCAATGTTAGTAAATGAAGGCTTTACTTCACTTGAAGAAGTCGCGTATGTTCCGATTCAAGAGCTACTTGATATAGACTTCTTAACTGAGGATTTAGTTGAAACTTTGAGAGAAAGAGCCAAAGAAGCATTAACGACTTTAGCTCTTAAGAAAGAAGAAGAAATCGAAAGCTTTGAACCAGCGAAAGATTTATTAGATCTAGAAGGAATGACTGATAATTTAGCAAGAAAACTTGCTAAGTCAAAAATTATTACTTTAGAAGATTTAGCAGATTTATCTATAGATGATTTACTTGATGTGGAAGAGATGTCCTCTGATGATGCAGGTAATTTAATTATGAAAGCGAGAGAAATTTGTTGGTTTGGTGATAAGTCATAATATTAAGTAATGGAGTGTATTCTATGTCGGAAATTACAGTAAATGCTTTAGCACAAGAAATTAATATCACTACAGATAAGTTATTACATCAGCTTAAAAGTGCAGGCATAATTAAAAATTTAAATGATACAGTAAATGAAGAAGAAAAAAGAAAGTTGCTAAGTTATCTCAAAGAATCTCATGGTGAAAAGGCATCACCAACGAAGCTTACTTTGCAAAGAAAAACAAAAAGCACTTTAAGTATATCGGGTAATAATGGTAAAAGTAAAAATGTTCAAATAGAAGTTCGTAAAAAGAAGACTTATATTAAAAAAAGTGAATTAGATAAAAAAAATGCAGAATTGGAAGCAAAAAAAGAAGCTGAGTTAGCTGCAAAGAAAGAAGCTGAGTTAGCTGCAAAGAAAGAAGCTGAGTTAGCTGCAAAGAAAGAAGCTGAGTTAGCTGCAAAGAAAGAAGCTGAGTTAGCTGCAAAAAAAGAAGCTGAGTTAGCTGTAAAGAAAGAAGCTGAGCTAGCTGCAAAGAAAGAAGCTGAGTTAGCTGCAAAGAAAGAAGCTGAGTTAGCTGCAAAGAAAGAAGCTGAGTTGGCTGAAGAAAAAGAAGTTGATCTGAAAAAACAAAAAGAAGTAAAAATGAATTCAGGTACAGAACAATCAACACAAAAGAAAAAACAAAAACGAAATTCAGCTGGATCTGAAGAAGACAAATTACAGAGTCGAAGAGAAGAAATTAACAGACAGATGGCAATCGAAAAAAGCCAGAAACAAGTTGAAGAGGCAAAAAAAATGGCTGAAGAAAAGTACCAAGATTGGGATACAGCTAAGGACGATAGTATTTCTCCTGAGACGGATTCAAGTGATTTTCATACAACCACTTCTAAATATGCAAGAGATGCTGAAGATGAAATGGATCAAAAAAATGATTTTCAACGAAGGAAAAAACGTAAAAAAACACATTCAAAAGATAATGAAGAATTAGTAGCTGATAATACTAAACATAATACTAACAAAAAAGGTAAGAGAAAAAAAACAAATAGTCCAAACAAAACAACACTTACACAAGCATTTGATAAATCTGCAGTTGTTGCAAAAAATGATGTTGTTATAGGTGAAACTATCGTAGTTTCTGAGCTTGCTAACAAGATGGCTGTTAAATCATCAGAATTAATAAAAGTTATGATGAAAATGGGAGCCATGGCAACAATAAATCAAGTAATCGATCAAGAAACAGCTCAATTAATTGCGGAAGAGATGGGGCATAAAGTTATCTTGAGAAAAGAGAGTGATTTAGAAGATTCTATTTTGTCTGAAAATGATCAATCAGAAGCTAATGTTGCACCTAGAGCTCCAGTAGTAACTATAATGGGTCATGTGGATCATGGAAAAACTTCAACTTTAGATTACATACGAAAAGCTCATGTAGCTTCAGGTGAAGCAGGTGGAATAACGCAACATATTGGTGCTTATCATGTAGAAACACCAAATGGTATGATAACTTTTCTTGATACACCAGGTCATGCTGCTTTTACAGCTATGCGTGCTCGAGGAGCAAAAGCTACAGATATCGTCGTTCTTGTAGTTGCTGCTGATGATGGAGTAATGCCACAGACAATAGAAGCAATCCAACATGCTAAAGCCGCTGATGTTCCTTTGATTGTTGCTGTTAATAAAATTGATAAAGAAGATGCCAACCCTGATAACGTAAAAAATGAATTATCTCAATATGATGTAATTCCAGAAGAATGGGGCGGAGATAATATGTTTGTTAATATTTCTGCAAAGCAAGGAACCAATATTGATTCGCTTCTTGAAACAATCTTATTACAAGCAGAAGTTTTAGAATTAACAGCTATTAAAGAAGGGATGGCTCATGGTGTCGTTGTTGAGTCAAAACTTGATAAAGGAAGAGGACCTGTTGCAACTGTATTAGTGCAGTCAGGAAAATTAAAAAAAGGAGACATTGTTCTCTGCGGATTAGAATATGGACGAGTCCGTGCTATGAAAGATGAGCTTGGTAAGGAAATAACTGAAGCAGGCCCATCTATTCCTGTATCTATTTTGGGGTTATCAGGAGTTCCATCTGCGGGTGATGAAGCTTCCGTAGTTAAGGATGAAAAGAAAGCAAGAGAAGTGGCACTTTACCGTCAAGGTAAATTCAAAGAGGTTAAATTAGCAAGACAACAAAAAGCAAAATTAGAGAATATGTTTGCTAATATGGAATCTGGTGATGTTGCAGAATTAAATGTTGTATTAAAAGCTGATATGCAAGGTTCAGTTGAAGCTATTAGTGATTCTTTATTAAAACTATCAACGAATGAAGTTAAAGTTAATATTGTTGGATCTGGTGTTGGTGGAATCACAGAAACAGATGCTGTTTTAGCAACAGCATCAAATGCAATAATTCTTGGTTTTAACGTTAGAGCAGATGCAACAGCGAGAAGAGTTATTGATACAGAGAATCTGGATTTAAGATATTATTCGATTATTTATCAATTAATCGATGAGGTAAAAGCTGCAATGGGTGGTATGCTTGCTCCTGAAGTTAAACAAGAAATAATAGGTTTAGCTGAAGTGAGAGATGTCTTTAAATCACCAAAATTAGGAGCTATTGCTGGTTGTATGGTTACAGAAGGTATAATAAAAAGAAATAACCCTATCAGAGTGTTGAGAGATAATATTGTCATTTATGAAGGTGAACTGGAGTCATTAAGAAGATTCAAAGATGATGTCAATGAAGTTAAGAATGGTTATGAATGCGGTATAGGTGTTAAAAATTACAATGATGTAAAAGTCAACGATCAAATTGAAGTTTATGAAATTGTAGAAATTAAAAGAACCTTAGATTAACCTTATTAAAATGTGTTTGGGTTAATTATTTAACCCAAAACAATTTCAGGAATTATATATGGTAAAAGAATATAGCCGAACGCAAAGAGTTTCAGAACAAATAAAAAGAGAATTAGCCCAGATTATTCATCGTGAAGTTAAAGATCCGCGTATAGGAATGGTTACTTTATCAGATGTAGAGGTTACAACTGATCTAAGTTATGCTAAGGTTTATTTCACAACGCTTAATATCGATAGTGATTTAGAAAAAGATCCTTCAAAGTTATTGAATAAAATATCACCGATGTTAAGGTCATTACTGGGAAAAAAAATAAGATTAAGAGTAACGCCAGAACTAAAGTTTATTTATGATAACTCCCTTACGGAAGGTATGAGAATATCGAACTTAGTTTCTAAAGTAATAAAAAAAGATAATAACTTAAAGTAAATTCATCC
Protein-coding regions in this window:
- the secG gene encoding preprotein translocase subunit SecG, with product MYDFLLVLYILIALILIGLVLIQQGKGADMGASFGSGASATVFGSTGSANFLSRMTSLCAILFFVISLILAKMSSGSSSDDSGWNDIGLNSNKSEQIQKENIGKSETKVNGNKSIKSNSPESEIPK
- the rimP gene encoding ribosome maturation factor RimP, whose protein sequence is MTNLEKKLSDLLESSVYDLGFEFVGLEFIRSGKHSVLRIYIDQENGINVDDCALVSRQVSSVLDVEDPISSEYTLEISSPGLERPLFKEQDYINYKGYEISLILNLPINNQRKFKGFIVDVISSDLHLKVNEIVEKIPLSNISRANLIPVFE
- the nusA gene encoding transcription termination factor NusA, with the translated sequence MNKEILAVVEAVSNEKSLPREKIFEALEIALASATKKKYNVDIEARVSIERKTGSYITFRRWLVLDEEILPNPTKEITLEAARIDDPEIQEHEYIEEEIESVAFDRITTQTAKQVIVQKVREAERAQIVNQFVDNEGDILTGIVKKVNRDSVIIDLGNNAEAIIQREDQLPRENFRTGDRVRGLLYEVNPEAKGHQLFMTRSKPSMLIELFRVEVPEIGEEVIEVMGASRDPGSRAKIAVKTNDKRIDPVGACVGMRGARVQAVSGELGGERIDIVLWDSNPAQFVINAMAPAEVSSIIVDEDNHSMDIAVESDNLAQAIGRNGQNIRLASSLTGWELNVMTIEEQKQKHEEESGEYLKLFMDNLEIDEEFASMLVNEGFTSLEEVAYVPIQELLDIDFLTEDLVETLRERAKEALTTLALKKEEEIESFEPAKDLLDLEGMTDNLARKLAKSKIITLEDLADLSIDDLLDVEEMSSDDAGNLIMKAREICWFGDKS
- the infB gene encoding translation initiation factor IF-2, with protein sequence MSEITVNALAQEINITTDKLLHQLKSAGIIKNLNDTVNEEEKRKLLSYLKESHGEKASPTKLTLQRKTKSTLSISGNNGKSKNVQIEVRKKKTYIKKSELDKKNAELEAKKEAELAAKKEAELAAKKEAELAAKKEAELAAKKEAELAAKKEAELAVKKEAELAAKKEAELAAKKEAELAAKKEAELAEEKEVDLKKQKEVKMNSGTEQSTQKKKQKRNSAGSEEDKLQSRREEINRQMAIEKSQKQVEEAKKMAEEKYQDWDTAKDDSISPETDSSDFHTTTSKYARDAEDEMDQKNDFQRRKKRKKTHSKDNEELVADNTKHNTNKKGKRKKTNSPNKTTLTQAFDKSAVVAKNDVVIGETIVVSELANKMAVKSSELIKVMMKMGAMATINQVIDQETAQLIAEEMGHKVILRKESDLEDSILSENDQSEANVAPRAPVVTIMGHVDHGKTSTLDYIRKAHVASGEAGGITQHIGAYHVETPNGMITFLDTPGHAAFTAMRARGAKATDIVVLVVAADDGVMPQTIEAIQHAKAADVPLIVAVNKIDKEDANPDNVKNELSQYDVIPEEWGGDNMFVNISAKQGTNIDSLLETILLQAEVLELTAIKEGMAHGVVVESKLDKGRGPVATVLVQSGKLKKGDIVLCGLEYGRVRAMKDELGKEITEAGPSIPVSILGLSGVPSAGDEASVVKDEKKAREVALYRQGKFKEVKLARQQKAKLENMFANMESGDVAELNVVLKADMQGSVEAISDSLLKLSTNEVKVNIVGSGVGGITETDAVLATASNAIILGFNVRADATARRVIDTENLDLRYYSIIYQLIDEVKAAMGGMLAPEVKQEIIGLAEVRDVFKSPKLGAIAGCMVTEGIIKRNNPIRVLRDNIVIYEGELESLRRFKDDVNEVKNGYECGIGVKNYNDVKVNDQIEVYEIVEIKRTLD
- the rbfA gene encoding 30S ribosome-binding factor RbfA; translation: MVKEYSRTQRVSEQIKRELAQIIHREVKDPRIGMVTLSDVEVTTDLSYAKVYFTTLNIDSDLEKDPSKLLNKISPMLRSLLGKKIRLRVTPELKFIYDNSLTEGMRISNLVSKVIKKDNNLK